In the Bacteroidota bacterium genome, TCAATAGTAGTAAGAGAATTTACATCGTTTGTCATTCTTAATATTTCTCCACTTTTTGAATCAATGAATTGTCCACTTACAATTGCCTCTCCAATAATAATATATCGTATATTAATTCTTAAAATAAAATCTGCCTCATTTTTATTGGAAGTAATTTTCCAAAACCCCCAACTTTGTATTAAATTATTTGCATGAACTATAACATTATAATCATCAGATATCACACAAACAGTATTGCCCTTTTTTGTTATATTTTTTAAAATAGATTCATTTATCAACTTTTCACCTGATGTATTTATACTAGTATTCGATGGAGGATTAAAATAATCTTTTTCTCCGTTCTTGTATTTAATTTCATTGATTTCCGATTTATTGAGATGGTAAATTGGACCATCTAAATGTGTGAATTTTTTATATTTAATTACTTTATCTTCTACTTCAATTACTTTGACAATTAGGGAATCTAAATTCCTCATTTTTATTATGTCCTGGCCATAAAGCTTATTGAAACAAAAAGCAATTATGATAGTTGAAAGTCGAATAAGAGGGGTCATTGAGAATCAGTTAAATTAGAATAACTCAACGAAGGTAGCGGATTATTATGCTTTTTTTAAAATTTTTTCTCGCTTCTTTATTAATCCATCTGTTGCAAGAATTTTATCAATATAATTTTCAAAGCCTAGGGGTAGGAAATCCAAGTAAGTGGCATTGTGGTCTGAACTCAATAATATATTGTTGTTATTATCGTAAACAAAAGCCGAACATGCTTTTCATAAATAATCCAGAATAAAACCCAATAAAAAAAAATTGGAAAAATTAAAAGAAATAAATCAGAGGCGGATCGCCATGCCAATGCACCAAAGCGAAAAAAACCAGCCCAATTTGAAAGATATTTTTCAAAATTTTAGCAACTCTTTGATATACTTTCGTCTTATAATTAAATATAAAAATCCCTCATAAACATTTAATATACATCTCTAAAACCAAAACTATGAGAATTTCATACTTACTCTCCCTAACATTTATTTTAATTTTTTCGGGGAATGTTTTTTCCTCAGGCCATACTGTTACTACTACAGTTGTATCAAATGTAAGCTGCAATGGGATGTGCAATGGTGTTGCTTATGCTACGGTTTCTGGAGGAGTTGGTCCCTTTCAATACCAGTGGAATACAAATCCTGTTCAAAACAGTCAAACAATTTCCGGATTATGTGCTGGAACTTATAGTGTGGTAGTAACGGATATGGATGATAACTCTACTTCAACTGCGATAGTTACCATAACCCAACCTTCCGTTTTTTTCACCTCAATTTCTCCTGGAAACCAAACTATTTGTGAAGGACAATCTGTGAGTTTATTTGCCGCAACCACCGGTGGAACAAATCCATATACCTTTAACTGGAGTCCCTCAACTGGTATCAATTCACCAAATCAATCAACAGTAGTTGCCAGTCCGGTTTCTACCACAACATATACAGTAACAATAACTGACGCTCAGGGTTGTACTGCTACTGATAATGTAACTATTACAGTAAATCCCATCCCTCTTGTTTCAATTAATCCACCTCAAGCAACAATTTGCGCAGGCACTTCTATTACCCTTTTTGGTTTTCCTGAAACAGGTGGAGGCTCTTTTGCTTGGAATACAGGAGAAACCACATCACAAATTTCAGTTTCTCCTAATACCCCAACTACCTTTTCCCTTCAATATACTTTAAATGGATGCATGAGTTCAGCCTCTGCTTTTATAAATGTACAAAACATTTTTGTCAGCCTTCAGTCTACCCCAGCCACTTGCAATGCTTCAGATGGCTCAATATCTTTAGCTGTTACCGGTGGAAGCCCTCCTTATTCATTTCTGTGGTCAAATGGGTCAACAACACAATCCCAAAACAATTTGCCTGCAGGAACATATTCTGTAACTGTTACTGATGCAAATGGTTGTTCAACAACTGCAAGCTCAAGTGTTACAAACAGTGGAGCATTTACCCTAAGTGGAAATGTAATCAATGCCAGTTGCGCCTCAAGTTGTGACGGTAGTATTGAAGTGACTGTTTCTGGTGGGACTCCGCCATTTACTTATTTATGGACTCCTTCTGGAAATACTGTACCTACAATGCAAGGTTTATGCCCTGGCAATTATTCTATTACTGTAACAGACAATTCCGGATGCCAGAACGCTCAATCATTTACTGTTAATTCTGTTTCAAACCTGGTAGCAACAATGGTAACTAATGGTAGCACTTGCAATGGCAATACTGGTTCTGCAAACGTAATGGTTTCAGGAGGAACTTCTCCTTATTCCTATCAATGGAACCCTATAGTGGGAACAGGAAACACAGCAAATAATTTAAGTGCAGGTACTTATACTGTAATAGTTACCGATAATGTAGGATGTACTTTTACTACCTCTGGAGTTGTTTCAAATTCTTCAAACCTCACAGTTAATATTGGCAACACCTCTGCTTGCAGTAATGGTGGTGGAACGGCAAATGCATGGAGTTCCGGTGGCACTCCTCCCTATTCTTATTTATGGAACAATTCAAGTACAGATTCGATTATTACCAATCTCACGCCAGGAACATACAGTGTAACAGTTACAGATCAAGCTGGATGCTCTTTTTCAATAAGTACAGTTATACAATCAAACTGGGGCTTGTATGTTTCTGGAAGTAGTACTCCTTCCAATTGTTCATCAGGGGGTTCCGTTTCAACTTATATTTATGGAGGAACAGCTCCTTATAACTATTCCTGGAATACTGTTCCGGTTCAAACAAGTTCCACAGCAATTGATCTTCCTTCTGGTCTTTATACAGTTAATATTATGGATCAAAACGGTTGCACTGGCACCGGAAATTTCGCTATCCAAAATTTGCAAACAAACTTTATTCATGGAAAAATATATACTGATTTGAATGGAAATTGCCAATTTGATGTAGGTGAACCTGTAATTTCAAATAAAATGGTTATAGCCACGGGCAATCAAATCTATTATGGTTGGACCAATAGCAACGGGGATTATAGTATTAGTGTTCCCTCAGGTAATTACAGTGTGAGTTCAAATTTTAGTCAGCAATATTATCAAAACAATTGTAGTCCAAATGGAATCCCTGTTAATTTTGTAGGCCTTTGTGATACCATTTCAAGCATCAACATAGGTGTAACCGAAATTCCTGATTTCAATAACCTTGCAGTTTATTTAAGCGTTGGAGGAGCAAATCCAGGATTTACGAATTACGTTTGGATTACGGCAAAAAACCTGGGAAATACAAGCCTTAATGCGGTAGTAAAATTAAATTATGATTCCATTCTTTCTTATATAAATGCCTCACCAGCTCCTACTTTGCAGGTGTACCCGGAAATTACCTGGAACATTCCAAATTTTGCTCCCAACCAAGTAAATTATTATACAATTCAGTTACAAATGCCAACACCTGCAAATGGAGGAACACTAGGTGACATATTAAACTACACTGCCACCATTGAACCCTTTTCAGGAGATCAGGATCTTTCTAACAATACTGCAAATGCAACAAGAATTGTAACGGGCTCCTATGATCCTAATGAAAAACTTGTTTTCCCTAAAGGAGATGGGCCAGAAGGAACTATTCAACCCTCTGATTCTCTTTTTACCTATACCATATTTTTTCAGAATACCGGAACAGATACAGCTTTCACTGTGGTTGTAATGGATACAATTAAATATCCTTTAATTCTTGAAACCATTGAATTAGGAGGGGCAAGTCATCCTTATACTTTTGATGTGACTTCTGAGGGAGTTCTTGTGTGGACTTTTAACCAAATTATGCTGGTGGACAGTAATGCTAATGAGCCCGCAAGTCATGGTTTTTGCAACTTTAGAATGAAAACTCTGGCCAATCTTGCCCCTTTAGAACAAATTATCAATACCGCAGATATTTATTTCGATTTTAATCCTCCTATTATTACAAATACAGTAGTTAATACAATTGCAAATCCTGCTACCTTAATTAAAACAGAAAACAGCACAGCTGGTTTACATGTTTTCCCAAATCCAATGCAAGAATCTGCATCCATTGTAATTGGAGATGAGGCATTGGGAAATGTTTTCACTATTTCAATGTATGATGTTTATGGACATTTAATCTATAAAATAAATACAACAAACCGCAAAAATGAAATTTCTTCCAAAGGTTTATCAAATGGGATTTATTTCTTAACAATTGATTCAGATAATGGCTTTTTTGGAAAAAGCAAAATTGTTGTAACAGAATAATTTAATGTAATTCAATAAGAAATTTTTTGTTTATTTATTTTTGCC is a window encoding:
- a CDS encoding T9SS type A sorting domain-containing protein, giving the protein MRISYLLSLTFILIFSGNVFSSGHTVTTTVVSNVSCNGMCNGVAYATVSGGVGPFQYQWNTNPVQNSQTISGLCAGTYSVVVTDMDDNSTSTAIVTITQPSVFFTSISPGNQTICEGQSVSLFAATTGGTNPYTFNWSPSTGINSPNQSTVVASPVSTTTYTVTITDAQGCTATDNVTITVNPIPLVSINPPQATICAGTSITLFGFPETGGGSFAWNTGETTSQISVSPNTPTTFSLQYTLNGCMSSASAFINVQNIFVSLQSTPATCNASDGSISLAVTGGSPPYSFLWSNGSTTQSQNNLPAGTYSVTVTDANGCSTTASSSVTNSGAFTLSGNVINASCASSCDGSIEVTVSGGTPPFTYLWTPSGNTVPTMQGLCPGNYSITVTDNSGCQNAQSFTVNSVSNLVATMVTNGSTCNGNTGSANVMVSGGTSPYSYQWNPIVGTGNTANNLSAGTYTVIVTDNVGCTFTTSGVVSNSSNLTVNIGNTSACSNGGGTANAWSSGGTPPYSYLWNNSSTDSIITNLTPGTYSVTVTDQAGCSFSISTVIQSNWGLYVSGSSTPSNCSSGGSVSTYIYGGTAPYNYSWNTVPVQTSSTAIDLPSGLYTVNIMDQNGCTGTGNFAIQNLQTNFIHGKIYTDLNGNCQFDVGEPVISNKMVIATGNQIYYGWTNSNGDYSISVPSGNYSVSSNFSQQYYQNNCSPNGIPVNFVGLCDTISSINIGVTEIPDFNNLAVYLSVGGANPGFTNYVWITAKNLGNTSLNAVVKLNYDSILSYINASPAPTLQVYPEITWNIPNFAPNQVNYYTIQLQMPTPANGGTLGDILNYTATIEPFSGDQDLSNNTANATRIVTGSYDPNEKLVFPKGDGPEGTIQPSDSLFTYTIFFQNTGTDTAFTVVVMDTIKYPLILETIELGGASHPYTFDVTSEGVLVWTFNQIMLVDSNANEPASHGFCNFRMKTLANLAPLEQIINTADIYFDFNPPIITNTVVNTIANPATLIKTENSTAGLHVFPNPMQESASIVIGDEALGNVFTISMYDVYGHLIYKINTTNRKNEISSKGLSNGIYFLTIDSDNGFFGKSKIVVTE